A single Xylanimonas cellulosilytica DSM 15894 DNA region contains:
- a CDS encoding prolyl oligopeptidase family serine peptidase, translating to MSPAADHDPVPSTPLDPGAVDPYGWLEDVEGPAALAWVRERNAHAHRSVGSGAGFETTEKAILEVLDSDARIPDVSRIGDHLYNFWRDGAHPRGLWRRTTLSSYRTDSPEWEEVLDLDALAEAEDTAWVWHGASLLRPTPEQLAAGQPWRRALIDLSVAGSDADVTREFDVVTRAFVPAPEGFERAEAKGGLAWADEDTVYVFTDLGPGTTTTSGYPRTVRLWRRGTALDDASVVFEGRDDDLYISGRRSRTPGFERDIVHRSIAFYRSETFLVSDVGTPAQALRRIEVPESAEVGLHREWLLVELRDPWAAGGHSYPAGALLAAPVEEFLAGSRDLAVLFEPTPTTSLAGATWTRHHLVLNVLDDVVNRLHVLTPPTVSTGSTTGEGVGSTTGEGVGSTTGEGGEWVRSSFPTTDPVATVGVRAVDPLDSDDVWVVTSGYLTPSTLSLATIGSPDAGLDPLKAAPSFFDAAGLAAEQHFATSDDGTRVPYFVVGRADVLHRPRHAEPRPTPTLLYGYGGFEISLTPSYSGGLGRAWLERGGVYAVANIRGGGEYGPSWHQAALGRHRHRAYEDFAAVARDLVQRGITTPAHLGVQGGSNGGLLAGNMLVRHPDLFGAVVIQVPLLDMKRYSHLLAGASWMAEYGDPDDPEQWAHLRQYSPYHHVTDGVDYPPVLLLTSTRDDRVHPGHARKMAALLDAVGADVTYYENIEGGHGGAATNAQAAHMAALAWEFLAQRLGAA from the coding sequence ATGAGCCCGGCAGCGGACCACGACCCCGTACCCAGCACACCGCTAGATCCCGGCGCCGTCGACCCGTACGGCTGGCTGGAGGACGTGGAAGGCCCCGCAGCACTCGCCTGGGTCCGCGAGCGCAACGCGCACGCTCACCGGTCCGTGGGCTCCGGCGCCGGCTTCGAGACCACCGAGAAGGCGATCCTCGAGGTGCTCGACTCCGACGCGCGGATCCCTGACGTCTCCAGGATCGGTGACCATCTCTACAACTTCTGGCGTGATGGCGCTCACCCGCGCGGTTTGTGGCGGAGGACCACCCTGTCGAGCTACCGCACGGACTCCCCCGAGTGGGAGGAGGTGCTCGACCTCGACGCGCTCGCCGAGGCGGAGGACACCGCCTGGGTGTGGCACGGCGCCTCGCTGCTGCGCCCCACCCCGGAGCAGCTCGCCGCCGGCCAGCCGTGGCGCCGGGCCCTGATCGACCTGTCCGTCGCCGGGTCCGACGCCGACGTCACCCGCGAGTTCGACGTCGTCACGCGCGCGTTCGTGCCCGCGCCCGAGGGCTTCGAGCGCGCCGAGGCCAAGGGCGGCCTCGCGTGGGCGGACGAGGACACCGTCTACGTGTTCACCGACCTGGGTCCGGGCACGACGACGACGTCGGGCTACCCGCGCACGGTGCGCCTGTGGCGCCGCGGCACCGCGCTCGACGACGCCTCGGTCGTCTTCGAGGGGCGCGACGACGACCTGTACATCTCCGGCCGCCGCTCGCGGACCCCCGGGTTCGAGCGCGACATCGTGCACCGCTCGATCGCGTTCTACCGCTCCGAGACGTTCCTCGTGTCCGACGTCGGCACGCCCGCCCAGGCGCTGCGGCGCATCGAGGTGCCCGAGTCCGCCGAGGTGGGGCTGCACCGCGAGTGGCTGCTCGTCGAGCTGCGCGACCCGTGGGCCGCGGGCGGGCACTCGTATCCCGCCGGGGCGCTGCTCGCCGCCCCCGTCGAGGAGTTCCTCGCCGGGTCGCGCGACCTCGCCGTGCTGTTCGAGCCGACACCGACGACGTCGCTCGCCGGCGCCACCTGGACGCGCCACCACCTGGTGCTCAACGTCCTCGACGACGTCGTCAACCGGCTGCACGTGCTCACGCCGCCCACGGTCTCGACAGGCTCGACCACCGGAGAAGGGGTGGGCTCGACCACCGGAGAAGGGGTGGGCTCGACCACCGGAGAAGGGGGCGAGTGGGTGCGCTCGTCGTTCCCCACGACCGACCCGGTCGCGACCGTCGGCGTCCGCGCCGTCGACCCGCTCGACTCCGACGACGTCTGGGTGGTCACCTCCGGCTACCTGACGCCGTCCACGCTCTCGCTCGCCACGATCGGCTCCCCCGACGCGGGGCTCGACCCGCTCAAGGCGGCGCCGTCGTTCTTCGACGCCGCAGGCCTGGCCGCCGAGCAGCACTTCGCCACCTCCGACGACGGCACCCGCGTGCCGTACTTCGTCGTCGGGCGGGCGGACGTGCTGCACCGGCCGCGGCACGCCGAGCCGCGCCCCACCCCGACGCTGCTGTACGGGTACGGCGGGTTCGAGATCTCGCTGACGCCGTCGTACTCCGGCGGGCTCGGGCGGGCCTGGCTGGAGCGCGGCGGCGTGTACGCCGTCGCGAACATCCGCGGCGGCGGTGAGTACGGGCCGTCCTGGCACCAGGCCGCGCTGGGCCGCCACCGGCACCGGGCGTACGAGGACTTCGCCGCCGTCGCACGCGATCTCGTGCAGCGCGGCATCACCACGCCCGCGCACCTGGGCGTGCAGGGCGGCTCCAACGGCGGGCTGCTGGCCGGCAACATGCTGGTGCGCCACCCCGACCTGTTCGGCGCCGTCGTGATCCAGGTGCCCCTGCTGGACATGAAGCGGTACTCGCACCTGCTCGCGGGGGCGTCCTGGATGGCCGAGTACGGCGACCCCGACGATCCCGAGCAGTGGGCGCACCTGCGGCAGTACTCGCCGTACCACCACGTCACCGACGGCGTCGACTACCCGCCCGTGCTGCTGCTGACCTCCACGCGCGACGACCGCGTGCACCCCGGCCACGCGCGCAAGATGGCCGCGCTGCTCGACGCCGTCGGCGCGGACGTCACCTACTACGAGAACATCGAGGGCGGCCACGGCGGCGCCGCGACCAACGCGCAGGCCGCCCACATGGCGGCGCTCGCGTGGGAGTTCCTGGCCCAACGGCTGGGCGCGGCGTAG
- the mnmA gene encoding tRNA 2-thiouridine(34) synthase MnmA → MRVLAAMSGGVDSAVAAALAVEAGHDVVGVHMALSRNRDQFRTGSRGCCSIEDASDARRAADVLGIPYYVWDLSERFEDTVVADFLAEYEAGRTPNPCVRCNEHIKFETLLEKATALGFDAVATGHYARVVERPDGTRELHRSPNTEKDQSYVLAVMGPERLARAIFPLGGFASKAEVRAEAARRGLAVSAKPDSYDICFVADGDTRGFLRDRLGSRPGEVVDTSGAVVGEHDGAYAYTVGQRKGLALGRPAADGKPRYVLDVRTSTNQVVVGPAELLTVDRIAGDRAVWFTDPAPGPRASRDVGLPTPDTDVPGRPSSPVDDVEIQVRAHGTPVPARILDAADGGVEVELTGTPLRGVAAGQSLVVYRGTQVLGQATVTRAWRAASRHRTHDASTARPA, encoded by the coding sequence ATGAGGGTGCTGGCCGCCATGTCCGGCGGCGTGGACTCCGCGGTCGCCGCGGCGCTCGCGGTCGAGGCGGGGCACGACGTCGTCGGCGTGCACATGGCGCTGTCCCGCAACCGGGACCAGTTCCGCACCGGGTCGCGCGGCTGCTGCTCGATCGAGGACGCGTCGGACGCGCGGCGGGCCGCCGACGTGCTCGGCATCCCGTACTACGTGTGGGACCTCTCGGAGCGGTTCGAGGACACGGTCGTGGCGGACTTCCTCGCCGAGTACGAGGCGGGCCGCACGCCCAACCCGTGCGTGCGCTGCAACGAGCACATCAAGTTCGAGACCCTGCTGGAGAAGGCCACGGCGCTCGGCTTCGACGCGGTCGCGACGGGCCACTACGCGCGGGTCGTGGAGAGGCCCGACGGGACCCGCGAGCTGCACCGGTCCCCGAACACCGAGAAGGACCAGTCGTACGTGCTGGCCGTCATGGGCCCCGAGCGGCTGGCGCGTGCGATCTTCCCGCTGGGCGGGTTCGCCTCCAAGGCCGAGGTCCGCGCCGAGGCCGCCCGCCGCGGGCTCGCCGTCTCGGCCAAGCCCGACTCGTATGACATCTGCTTCGTCGCCGACGGCGACACCCGCGGGTTCCTGCGCGACCGGCTCGGGTCCCGGCCGGGCGAGGTGGTCGACACCTCCGGTGCGGTGGTGGGGGAGCACGACGGCGCGTACGCGTACACGGTGGGCCAGCGCAAGGGCCTCGCGCTCGGGCGTCCGGCCGCGGACGGCAAGCCACGCTACGTGCTGGACGTGCGGACCTCGACGAACCAGGTCGTCGTCGGCCCCGCCGAGCTGCTGACGGTCGACCGGATCGCGGGCGACCGTGCCGTCTGGTTCACCGACCCCGCTCCCGGGCCGCGAGCGTCCCGCGATGTCGGTCTCCCGACCCCGGACACCGACGTTCCGGGACGTCCGTCGAGCCCCGTCGACGACGTCGAGATCCAGGTCCGCGCGCACGGGACCCCGGTCCCGGCGCGGATCCTCGACGCTGCCGACGGCGGCGTCGAGGTCGAGCTCACCGGCACCCCGCTGCGCGGCGTCGCGGCGGGCCAGTCGCTCGTCGTCTACCGCGGCACCCAGGTGCTGGGCCAGGCGACGGTCACGCGCGCCTGGCGCGCGGCGTCGAGACACCGGACCCACGACGCGTCGACGGCGCGGCCCGCATGA
- a CDS encoding cysteine desulfurase family protein, whose translation MSAAALAAFVEEAGKAGNASSLHAAGRAARRVVEESREQLAAALGARPSEVIFTSGGTESDNLAIKGIFWGRRSEDTRRTRVLVSAVEHHAVLDPAFWLAGHAGAEIVLLPVDGEGRVDLDALRAELAAHAQETALVSVMLANNEVGTIQPVREVVRIAHQHGVPVHTDAVQAVGQVEVDFAGLGVDALTLTGHKVGGPVGVGALLARRDLPIEAVQHGGGQERGVRSGTLDVPAIRAFAVAAADAATTHTERAAHLAGLRDALVAGVRAAVPDAVLRGPDPATSSGLRLPGSAHFTFPDAEGDSLLYLLDSAGVQASTGSACQAGVPQPSHVLLAMGVPEHEARGALRFSLGVTSTPDDVAALVAALPTVVARAQAAGLVGGGRS comes from the coding sequence ATGTCGGCGGCCGCGCTGGCGGCGTTCGTGGAGGAGGCCGGCAAGGCCGGCAACGCCTCCTCCCTGCACGCCGCGGGACGGGCGGCCCGGCGGGTCGTCGAGGAGTCGCGCGAGCAGCTCGCCGCGGCCCTCGGTGCACGCCCGTCCGAGGTGATCTTCACCAGCGGTGGCACCGAGTCCGACAACCTCGCGATCAAGGGCATCTTCTGGGGCCGGCGGTCCGAGGACACCCGCCGCACCCGCGTGCTGGTCTCCGCCGTCGAGCACCATGCCGTGCTGGACCCGGCGTTCTGGCTCGCGGGCCACGCGGGCGCCGAGATCGTGCTGCTGCCCGTCGACGGCGAGGGTCGCGTCGACCTCGACGCCCTGCGTGCGGAGCTCGCGGCGCACGCGCAGGAGACCGCGCTGGTCAGCGTCATGCTCGCCAACAACGAGGTCGGCACGATCCAGCCCGTGCGCGAGGTCGTCCGCATCGCGCACCAGCACGGCGTGCCCGTGCACACCGACGCCGTGCAGGCCGTCGGGCAGGTCGAGGTCGACTTCGCCGGCCTCGGCGTCGACGCCCTGACGCTCACCGGGCACAAGGTCGGCGGCCCCGTGGGCGTCGGCGCGCTGCTCGCCCGGCGCGACCTGCCGATCGAGGCCGTGCAGCACGGCGGCGGCCAGGAGCGCGGGGTGCGCTCCGGGACCCTCGACGTGCCCGCGATCCGCGCGTTCGCCGTCGCGGCGGCCGACGCGGCCACGACGCACACCGAGCGTGCCGCGCACCTCGCCGGCCTGCGCGACGCCCTGGTCGCGGGGGTCCGCGCGGCCGTCCCGGACGCCGTCCTGCGCGGACCCGACCCCGCGACGTCGTCAGGGCTCCGCCTGCCCGGCAGCGCGCACTTCACGTTCCCGGACGCCGAGGGCGACTCCCTGCTCTACCTGCTCGACTCCGCGGGCGTCCAGGCCTCCACCGGCTCGGCCTGCCAGGCCGGGGTGCCGCAGCCCTCGCACGTGCTGCTCGCCATGGGCGTGCCCGAGCACGAGGCCCGCGGCGCGCTGCGGTTCTCCCTCGGCGTCACCTCCACGCCCGACGACGTCGCCGCCCTCGTCGCGGCCCTGCCCACCGTCGTCGCCCGCGCGCAGGCCGCCGGGCTCGTCGGGGGAGGCCGCTCATGA
- a CDS encoding PhoX family protein — MTIAPDRRPLLPLEPARPRHARGKRSPVTCTLKCADACSHPVPNTSDNPHFREIASAALTRRAVLGLGAAGALGVAVTAATPAPAQAVAATGGSGGKGGARGANLLFDAIAPVDNLVDDVTVPAGYTWRPIIRWGDPLFRGVPPLDFENQSAEAQAGQFGYNCDYLDIIADPSGRTGVLAANHEYVNPGIMFAPSTDPAELDERAAIAKAAHGFSVVELERNGKREPWTYVVGARRNRRITADTMFEATGPAAGSDLLRTAQDPQGRWIKGTLGNCAGGTTPWGTVLSGEENFDGYFVWAADTPGQKRIRSSASTSSTYTFERIDPRFNARTPEFVNEPNRFGWIVEIDPQNPTSVPKKHTALGRFKHEGANVIVGEDGRAVAYMGDDQADDYLYKFVSKNRVSGSRRKNLELLSEGDLYVARFTGDSPASEITGTGALPADGSFDGSGEWIPLTKGGRSVVPGFSAAEVLVHTRLAADAVGATKLDRPEDVEPNPKTGKVYVALTNNTGRTVADEANPVVNNRYGHVLELTETAGQAGTRFAWNVLLLCGDPTNPDVSTYFAGFPKELVSPISCPDNLAFDSAGNLWISTDGAPGTIAIDDGLYKVPLKGKDRGHVQLFLQVPREAETCGPVVHDEDGLVFVAVQHPGENGSVAEPRSYFPDYADAHAPGVVAGPRPTVIQVFQERADRPGRSRRDRRGGDGDRRGGRDSRRGS; from the coding sequence ATGACGATCGCTCCCGACCGACGTCCGCTGCTGCCCCTGGAGCCGGCCCGGCCCCGCCATGCGCGCGGCAAGCGGAGTCCCGTCACGTGCACCCTCAAGTGCGCCGACGCCTGCTCGCACCCCGTGCCCAACACGTCGGACAACCCGCACTTCCGTGAGATCGCCTCGGCCGCGCTGACCCGCCGCGCCGTGCTCGGCCTGGGCGCCGCGGGCGCGCTCGGCGTCGCGGTCACGGCGGCGACACCCGCACCGGCGCAGGCCGTGGCCGCCACCGGCGGCAGCGGGGGCAAGGGGGGCGCGCGCGGCGCGAACCTCCTGTTCGACGCGATCGCGCCCGTCGACAACCTGGTCGACGACGTCACCGTCCCGGCCGGCTACACGTGGCGCCCGATCATCCGCTGGGGCGACCCGCTGTTCCGCGGCGTCCCGCCGCTGGACTTCGAGAACCAGAGCGCCGAGGCGCAGGCGGGCCAGTTCGGCTACAACTGCGACTACCTCGACATCATCGCGGACCCGAGCGGGCGCACGGGCGTGCTCGCCGCCAACCACGAGTACGTCAACCCGGGCATCATGTTCGCCCCGTCCACCGACCCGGCCGAGCTCGACGAGCGGGCCGCGATCGCCAAGGCCGCCCACGGGTTCTCCGTCGTCGAGCTGGAGCGGAACGGCAAGCGCGAACCCTGGACGTACGTCGTCGGCGCCCGCCGCAACCGCCGCATCACCGCCGACACCATGTTCGAGGCGACCGGCCCCGCCGCCGGCTCGGACCTCCTGCGCACCGCGCAGGACCCGCAGGGCCGCTGGATCAAGGGCACGCTCGGCAACTGCGCCGGGGGCACCACCCCGTGGGGCACCGTCCTGTCCGGCGAGGAGAACTTCGACGGCTACTTCGTCTGGGCCGCCGACACGCCGGGGCAGAAGCGCATCCGGTCCTCGGCGTCGACCTCCTCCACCTACACGTTCGAGCGCATCGACCCGCGCTTCAACGCCCGCACCCCCGAGTTCGTCAACGAGCCGAACCGCTTCGGGTGGATCGTCGAGATCGACCCGCAGAACCCGACGTCGGTGCCCAAGAAGCACACCGCGCTGGGCCGCTTCAAGCACGAGGGCGCCAACGTCATCGTCGGCGAGGACGGCCGCGCCGTCGCCTACATGGGCGACGACCAGGCGGACGACTACCTGTACAAGTTCGTCTCGAAGAACCGCGTCTCGGGCTCGCGCCGGAAGAACCTGGAGCTGCTGAGCGAAGGCGACCTGTACGTCGCCCGGTTCACGGGGGACTCGCCCGCGTCCGAGATCACCGGCACGGGCGCGCTGCCCGCCGACGGCAGCTTCGACGGCTCAGGGGAGTGGATCCCGCTGACGAAGGGCGGCCGGTCCGTCGTCCCCGGCTTCAGCGCGGCCGAGGTGCTCGTCCACACGCGCCTGGCGGCCGATGCCGTCGGGGCCACCAAGCTGGACCGCCCCGAGGACGTCGAGCCGAACCCGAAGACCGGGAAGGTCTACGTCGCGCTGACGAACAACACGGGCCGCACCGTCGCCGACGAGGCCAACCCCGTCGTGAACAACCGGTACGGCCACGTCCTCGAGCTCACCGAGACCGCCGGGCAGGCCGGCACGCGGTTCGCGTGGAACGTCCTGCTGCTGTGCGGCGACCCGACGAACCCGGACGTCAGCACGTACTTCGCCGGGTTCCCCAAGGAGCTCGTCTCGCCGATCTCCTGCCCCGACAACCTCGCGTTCGACTCCGCGGGCAACCTGTGGATCTCGACCGACGGCGCCCCCGGCACCATCGCCATCGACGACGGCCTCTACAAGGTGCCGCTCAAGGGCAAGGACCGCGGCCACGTGCAGCTCTTCCTGCAGGTGCCGCGCGAGGCCGAGACCTGCGGCCCCGTCGTCCACGACGAGGACGGCCTCGTGTTCGTCGCGGTGCAGCACCCGGGCGAGAACGGGTCGGTCGCCGAGCCTCGCTCGTACTTCCCGGACTATGCGGACGCGCACGCTCCGGGCGTCGTCGCGGGCCCGCGGCCCACGGTGATCCAGGTGTTCCAGGAGCGCGCCGACCGACCCGGTCGCAGCCGCCGCGACCGCCGAGGCGGCGACGGTGACCGCCGTGGCGGTCGGGACTCGCGCCGCGGTTCGTAG
- a CDS encoding electron transfer flavoprotein subunit alpha/FixB family protein, which translates to MNTVRTRPTVLVLLDSPTRTVDEVRPAVLELITLGRTLGRVDVVTLGAPSVEVLATLGAYGVELVHQAQLPTSVPESSFHLTSVLAAVLTTAVRRNDADVLLVPSSFAGKEAAAVTAAHLGSGLVVDASALEWTTTDGGGEAPLRIGKRVFAGTWDTVSTVASDPAVVTIRANAVVAEPAESAGHATVEPLPVEVHAPAVTVVERRLKERTVGRPTLEEAAVVVAGGRGTNGDFGPVNELAEALGAAVGATRDAVFEGWFDRYIGQTGVTVAPRLYIGAGISGAPHHRGGMQASQVVVSVNNDPEAPIFEISDFAVVGDLADVLSQAAAVIREHKAATD; encoded by the coding sequence ATGAACACGGTCCGGACCCGCCCCACCGTTCTGGTGCTCCTCGACAGCCCGACGCGCACGGTCGACGAGGTGCGCCCCGCCGTCCTGGAGCTCATCACGCTCGGCCGCACCCTCGGCCGCGTCGACGTCGTCACCCTGGGCGCCCCGAGCGTCGAGGTGCTGGCCACGCTCGGCGCCTACGGCGTCGAGCTCGTGCACCAGGCCCAGCTCCCGACGTCGGTGCCCGAGTCGTCCTTCCACCTGACGTCGGTGCTGGCGGCGGTGCTCACGACGGCGGTGCGCCGCAACGACGCCGACGTCCTGCTGGTGCCCTCCTCCTTCGCGGGCAAGGAGGCCGCGGCCGTGACCGCGGCCCACCTCGGCTCGGGCCTCGTCGTCGACGCCTCGGCGCTCGAGTGGACCACCACGGACGGGGGCGGGGAGGCGCCGCTGCGGATCGGCAAGCGGGTCTTCGCCGGCACCTGGGACACCGTGTCCACCGTCGCCTCCGACCCGGCCGTCGTCACGATCCGGGCCAACGCCGTCGTCGCGGAGCCGGCAGAGTCCGCCGGGCACGCCACGGTCGAGCCTCTGCCCGTCGAGGTCCACGCGCCCGCGGTCACCGTCGTCGAGCGCCGCCTCAAGGAGCGCACCGTCGGCCGCCCGACGCTCGAGGAGGCGGCCGTCGTCGTCGCCGGCGGGCGCGGCACCAACGGGGACTTCGGGCCCGTGAACGAGCTTGCGGAGGCGCTGGGCGCCGCCGTGGGCGCCACGCGCGACGCCGTCTTCGAGGGCTGGTTCGACCGGTACATCGGGCAGACGGGCGTGACCGTGGCCCCCCGCCTGTACATCGGTGCGGGCATCTCGGGCGCCCCGCACCACCGTGGCGGCATGCAGGCCTCGCAGGTGGTCGTCTCGGTCAACAACGACCCGGAGGCGCCGATCTTCGAGATCAGCGACTTCGCCGTCGTCGGCGACCTCGCGGACGTGCTGAGCCAGGCCGCCGCCGTCATCCGGGAGCACAAGGCCGCCACCGACTGA